A stretch of DNA from Nitrosopumilus zosterae:
GATTATTGAGAATTGTGATGTTATAATTGGCTACAAATACACTCTGAAAACTATCGAACATTTAACTGAAGGAAAAGAAGTTTATGAAATCACTATGAATAATCAAGAGGAATCTTATCAGAAAATTCTTCCAGAACTTGGTGATAAAACGTTAGTGATTCCATTTACGGGTGATGTGAATTTTTCAGAGTCAGAAGTGGTAGATAGATTAATAGAAATTTTTGGAAAAGTGGAAATAATTCCCGGTATTAGTTCAATACAGGTTGCTGCATCAAAGGCTCAAGTTCCTCTTGATAAATCAAAAATAATTACAATGCACGTAACAACTCCAATTGATGATAAAAAGTTAGAATTGCAAAAGGCATTGATTGATGGTTTTAGTGTAATTTTAGTTCCAAGACCATGGCCAAAACAACCTGACAAACATTTTATGCCATCAGAGATTGCAGTTTATCTTCGAGTAAATAATTTTGATACTAGTAAAATTAAGGTTCATGTTTACGAGGCAATAACGACTGAAAACGAGACAAGTTTTGTAGGAACCGTAAAAGATTTGGAAGGAAAAGAATTTTCAGATTTATCAGTAATGGTATTTAATCAAACGCGTTTGGACTCATACATGAATTACAAATGGCAGTGGAAAAATTAATTTCCAGAGTTTTTGCCTTGACCTAAAACTAAACTGTCAGAATTTGGAAAAACATATGCTACGATTCCCATCCATTGGTAATCAGGATCATACAATCTATAGAATCCTGCATCATTAAATGTAATAGAGGTTGATTTGCCAGGCAGAATTTCTCCTGTGGAT
This window harbors:
- the cbiE gene encoding precorrin-6y C5,15-methyltransferase (decarboxylating) subunit CbiE — encoded protein: MGKIFAVGVGPGSPKYVTEIVKEIIENCDVIIGYKYTLKTIEHLTEGKEVYEITMNNQEESYQKILPELGDKTLVIPFTGDVNFSESEVVDRLIEIFGKVEIIPGISSIQVAASKAQVPLDKSKIITMHVTTPIDDKKLELQKALIDGFSVILVPRPWPKQPDKHFMPSEIAVYLRVNNFDTSKIKVHVYEAITTENETSFVGTVKDLEGKEFSDLSVMVFNQTRLDSYMNYKWQWKN